The nucleotide sequence CTCACTCGCCCTCCTAGTTTTTCGTCAACACCACTCCCATCACCTCCCCGATCTCATCGTTTACAACTCTCTCCTCTCTGCCTTTTCCCGCAACCACCTTTTCTGCCAAACCCTCTCCTTCTTCCGACGCCTCCGTCTCCGCCTCTCCCCCGACCATTTCAGCCTCTCAATCGCCGCCAAGGCCGCCGCCGAGCTCCTCGACTTGCCAACCGGGCGTTTCATCCACTCCCTCTCCACCCGCCTCGGATACAACGCCGACACGGTACTTTCAAATTCTCTCATGCTGATGTACTTTCGATGCGAGTGCCCACGCGATGCTCGCGTCttgttcgatggattgcccctgAAAAGCGTGGCTTCTTGGAATACTTTGATCTCCGAGTTGGCTGCCGTAGATGCTCTAGAAATATGTCAACTGGTGAAACAGATGCAAACGGAGGGCATCAAACCAGATTCCTTCACAGTTTCCACTCTCCTTACTACGTGCGGCGCCGATAATTGGAGTCAGAAGCGTGGAAAGGAATTGCATTGCTTTATTTTAAGAAATAGTTTCAATGGCGAGCTTGATTTTCACATAAATACTTGCCTAATAGATATGTATTGTAAGGCTAGGCGAATGGATTTGGCGAAGCATGTCTTCAATGAGATGGAGTTAAGGAATGTAGTAGCCTGGACAGCAATGATTGCTGCGCATGTTGAGCACGGACAGAATGAGGAAGCTATCAAGCTTTTCCGTGAGATGGTTCTAAGCAATGGCCTTCTTCCAAACAAGATCACTCTTGTAAGTGTCCTTCCAGCTGTTGCATCTCTTGCGAGCTTGCCAAATGGGAAACAGATGCATGGTTTTGCCATCAGGTTAGGGTTCAATACAGAGACCTCCTTGAACAATGCCTTAATTGACATGTATTCGAAATGTGGAAGCATTGATTCTGCAAGATGCATCTTTGATGACGAATCATGGAAGAAAGATGTTATCTCCAGGAGATCCATGATATCGTGTTATGGCATTCATGGCAGGGGAGACGAAGCAATTGCTTTATTCAGAAAAATGACTAGTCTTGATTTCAAATTTGATCACATCACAAGTTTGTCTGTCCTGTCGGCCTGTGCCAAGAGTGGCCTAGCAATTGAAGGGCTTGAGATATATAATGCATTGGTAAAGAACCATGGAATTACCCCCACTGTTGAAATATGTTCTTGCATGGTTGACATGTTAGGTCGAGCCGGCATGTTGGATCATGCTTTGCATTTCATACAATCAATGCAGTTTACGCCGTCTGCTAGTGTTTGGGGTGCTCTGCTTGGTGCTTCAGTGATTCACAATGATGAGAAACTGCAGCAACTGTCCTATGATTTCCTTCTTAAGTCCGAGCCTGATAATCCTTCCAGCTATGTGTCTGGCTCAAATTTATATGCTTTGTCTCAGAAATGGGATATTGTGGATCAATTTAGAGCGAGGATGAAAGAACAAGGTCTGAAGAAAAGTAGCGGTTCTAGTTGGATTACTTCATAATGATTGAAATAGGAGATGGTGGATTAATGTCCATATGCTATATTTTTTGTAACGTCTCCAGGTAACTCTGGTTGGAACTTCCCATGTTAAAGAACAAGGTTCGGAGTGTCAAAGATGACCCCATGCCCCGATCCgagtctataaaaaaaaaaaatcaggtttGGGTTGGGGATTTTTGGATTTGATTCAGGTTTGGATTGGAGGGTTTCAGGTTGAAAATTTTTGGATTGGATTCGGGTCATGTTTGGATTGATCTGAATTTAGGGGTAAGTCATTATAAATTGGGTTATTCGGGTCAAGGTCGGGTTGATTGGGTTCGGATTTAGGAGTTTCAAGTTGAATTTGAGTTTGGGTATGATTTaggttaagattttttttaaaaaaaaaaaaattctgatcTGAATGTGACCTCGTCAATCCAAATTGATATCCCTAGGAGGTGGCCCGAAGAAAACTAGTGGTTCTAGTGGATTACTTCCTATGTCTGAAAATTTAAGTTATTAGTTAAGTAAGCATAAGTCACCTATGGGACATTAGAAATAACGTGGATTTATATTTCAAATGAATTAGTAAGTCTACTAAAGAATCAATTTTTACATCATTAGGAGTTGAGAAAATTAGTTATACACGATTAACCTACCTTCTTTTTAACACAAGTACTTTATTACACAACAAAAGGAAACTTGACTAGATGTTGCTCATATAAGgcctattttgaaaattagatacaAGTCTTGCGTAGTCAATCAAGTATGAAAGACTTCTTTTTGGGTGCCTACAAAAAAATATAATGGTAGAATGATAAATTTAGGATAATGTTATCGCGATTGGGTTTTTGATGTTTTGAACGGGGGTTCGGATTTTAGGATTAGACTATAAAATGAAATAACAAAATATAATCTAaactaaaatagaaaattaaaggtaacatgaaaaaaaataaaacatttaatgATCATAAAGCATTCTAGAAAAACCTAATCTAATATAATCTGCTTGCAGCTAACTTAATGATAAGAACAAACATCAACAAAACAAGCATTGCACAAAATTAAACTAATCtaattgaaaaaaattaaaatttaactaggTTAAAGAAATATTTCATCAAACAAATTGTGGGTATgaatcaattaacaaaatatgtGCAATTCTAAACATAGGCGATCAATTCAATACGAGTGTTAACATACTAATGATCAATCaacacaaaaaataaaacaacccaACAATAAGAAACAACAAAAGTGCACGTGGATGAACTCAAGCTTCGGAGCAAATGAAAAACGTGTGATGACTTTCCGAAGCAGGCTGATTAGAGCTCGAATAAAGGAGGACCTCTTCTCTCTAACCCAAAGAGAAGAGTGCTATCGTGGAGAATAGAGGAGCTGTGGAATCGCCGAAGAGCTGCCCTCCTCTTGTAACTTGAAGAGGAGAAGATGAATTGCGGGAGTGGAGGAGAGGCTAGAATTCGGAAGGGGCTGTTGGATCTCCTTTTCTAGCCCAAAGAGGGAGATGGTCAGCCGGATGGATAAAGGAAGGTTGTCCGTGCGATGGAGAGTGGAGCTCCCCTCTTCAAACCCGAAGAGTGGAGGACATAGATGGTCGGTTTCTCCTCGTCTAACCCGAAGAGGAAGTGGTCGGATGATGGATGGTGAGGAAGAGGTGCTTCAGTTCCTCCTCTTCTAACACGAAGGGAAAAAAATCGAAGTGCAAGGGCTGCCGATGGTTGAAAGGAGGAAGTTAAGAGATGAGCTCCGGTGAGAATGAAAGATGAGGGATGAGGATATGGGGTGGATGAGAAAGAAGACGAGGGACGTTGATGGTGAAGGTGGAGATGACGTTGCCAACCCTTAATGGTGGagacagaggagaagaagaattaTTTACCAGAATCGAATATATGATTTGATAttgtcaaaattttaaagttaaattctaTTGTGATATAATATGTTGACTAAGTGTATAGACCTAAATTGACTTGGCGTATCTAAAGGGTCAGACACGATaaagaagtctagttgggtcaaaAGGAGTAGACGGTTGGCAAGAAGCCCAGATTAGTCAAGAAGGATCAGACATCTGGAAAGGAAGGCTGGTTAGATTAACAGAACCAGATAACTGGTAAGAAGGCTTAGTGGGTCAAGATATTAGAAGTCAAAGGAGATTTAACGACTAGTAAGCAAGTAAACTAGAGTGGAGAGATTTAGTGAGAATGCATCCTAATTTGGGATGACTTAGACATTGATCCAACTTAGAGCCAAATTGAAAATCTAAGTTAAGATCAGACTAGATCCTAGACAGAATCTAAATCACAAATACTTATCATACATCTGTCtttctaactttgtgttgcaagaACATATTCTTTTTAAGCTAACACATATGCAGGAAAACTCACTCCAGGCACATCAGGTGAACAGAGGTGCCTCGGGTGACTGGAGACGCCATGAAGAGGAAGCACTGAAAGCACCTTGTGTGAATAGAGGCACCCCACACTGGATAAGCTACAAGGATAAACGTCAGCGCATTGGAGGTGTCCGGGGAAACTGAAGGCGCCTGGAAGAGGATAAACACCAACATCATCGAATCATATCAGTATGCATGGAGGCGCCCCAGATGAACCGAGAGGCCTCCAATGCCTTATAAAAGCAGTTTGTCGAAACACTATAGAGATACAATTTTTCATAAAAGCTTTAAATGATTCCTCGATCAATTCTGCTGTGTTATCACCTTGCAACCACTGTGCTACGACCTTACTGCTTTGAACTCACTCTCGAGCGAACTTCTACAGCAAGAACCATACCGACATCAATCTCCAATCCTCAATTGCGATTATTGTCGGTAaacaattttgttaatttttattatacTTGCATAAGAGAGTGTAGTGTATTACACTCTCTTCATCTTTATATCTAACCTCTCTATCTGAATGTTTTTCGAGAGAGAATTTTAATGGAGTGTTCGTTAAAAACGTTCCAAGGagacgtgggccttggagtagtaaTCGTTGGGGCTATGAACCAAGTAACCGACCATGTGTTATTTTTTGTCTTGTCTTAGTTTGTTTTTCTGTTGTATCATCACCTTGCAACCGCTGTGCTGCGGCCTTACTGTTTTTAACTCAAGCTCGAGCGAACTTCTACAGCAAGAACCATACCGACATCGAGCTCCAATCCTCAATTGTGATTATTGTCAGTAAACAATTTTGTTAATTTGTATTATACTTGCATAGGATAATGTAGTGTATTACACTCTCTTCGTCTTCATATCCGACCTCTCTGTCTGAATTTTTTTTTAGAGagaatcttagtggattgccTATCAGAAACTTTCCAAGGggacgtgggccttggagtagtaaTCGTTGAGGctacgaaccaagtaaccaaccaTGTgttatttttgttggtgcaaccttaggtcaaggttgacctggttgacccgactcgagttgacctgactcgagttgtattttgatgtttgacgagaacatgatgggagattgttggtgcaacctggttgacctgactcgagttgacctgactcaagttgtatcttgatgtttgacaagaacagaaacttgggaggttgtgggtgcaacccttggtcaaggttgacctggttgacccgaggtgagttgacttggcacggaaaagtccaagcagggagcttggcacgggaaaagtctaagcagggagcttggcacgggagaaagtccaagtatggagacttggcacggagaagtccaagtatgggaacttggcaagtggaagtcggagagggctcggtagctcgttctccggactaggtcagagagggctcggtagctcgttctctggatcggaagtgaaagacggagagggctcggtagctcgttcttcggactaggtcagagagggctcggtagctcgttctctagatcaggaaggcagacggaaaagtcctggtgagtgaagccaggcagattggaaattctggtgagtgaagccaggtgaaaaccctagtgagtgaagctaggtgaaagtcctggtgagtgaagccgggaaagggaaaatccagatggatcaagggtgatcggacatctggtgttgagaaggtcaagtaggtcaagggagtgaccggatacttgacacgaagagaaaagtccaagtgggtcaaagggattgaccagacacttggtggggagtcttatcaggtcaagggagtgaccggatgctaagcatgatgtaccaagaggtcaaggttgatcggatattggtttggacttggtttgggcaaaaaccaagacctggatcggtctggagaccgatcagaaagcgatcagtgtgccttactgatcggtccggggaccgatcagcaggaagcctgatcggtccccgggaccgatcagggtacgcacagagagttgggcaactctctgtgaaagcattctgatcggtctggggaccgatcagcatagagcctgatcggtccccacgaccgatcagatcagccccagaccgatcagggtgatgcctgatcggtctggccctagccgttgagagataacgactagtcttctgtcttctgttcttcgcaggtgcagtgcaggttataaaaggagttcaagggcttctacagtggtagcttctcttcttcttcctactcctgactgtgatcgagctttgctgagctcttagcttactgagcttcgtgtgagctccttcttgaagcttcgggtgagctttcctcgactgatcagctgctgctgtgagtttcctgaagttgctgcttcggattccagtcgacaagaatagtaggcaagctttgttttgtacattcatattgtcttctgttttgtgctgtatttttgtacacctttcttgctgttgcaagaagtttctatgtcgaggtttctccacccagaaggagtgttcttattagccggttttccggggactcatccaccgacggattgataggcttcgtccaccttacggacacgccgaggagtaggagtttcatctccgaacctcgttacatcgatgagtttgaggtttgctattctccgttgtcgtttctattgtttatttccgctacgctaaccttgatttgtagaaagaaacaaaCGATTTggagcggctattcacaccccccctctctagccgcgaccatcgatcctaacaattttTTGTCTTATCCTAGTTTGTTTTTCTTCTGCTACACACTTCATTTTCGATAAGTTTTTAAAccaaaaaaagatttttttttaattgcacgtgattcattctctccctcttctcatgTGCAAACGGTCCTACAAATAATATCGAAGCAAATTCGCTCAATTTTTGCGCAACCACGAACTTGAGCAAAATCTATTTCTTTTTCAGAAATCTTtttctaaattccttttcttttaattacTTCTTTTTTTTACAAGAACTAAATGGCCCGAAGTGAGAGATACAACACCCCCCACCCCCACCCCACTTGTCAATGAGAATCACTTCTCATACTAGAAGAGAAGAATGAAGGTCAATCTAAAGATCGACATCGAATAATGCCTTAGCATTCAACGAGGATACACGACTCCTTTAAATGAATCCAAAACTGTGCTCCTCGACccagaaataaagaagaaagttcAAACTGACTTCAAGGCATTAAACACCCTCTAATGCAGGCTGACGAAGGAGGCACTCAACTGGGTTGGACCCTTTGACAATTCAAAGAAGTTTTGGGACAAATTGATCAAGCTACACGAAGGCACAAACGACTCCAAGGTAACTAAACAAGACCTGTTACTTAATAATTTGCTTAAAATTAAAATGCAAGACGGAGAAATCGTAAGTTAACTGCATGCGaagatcaaggacatcctcaacggactccacctTATCAACCATCAACTAGAAAACAGagatgtaataaggtatgccctaaactatTTTCTCGAAATACACTATGAGTATCTATAGTAGATACATATAAAGTTTTAaggaattttcaaagttaaaattagacaaGCATTTCTgtaaattagaattacacgaacaaactaatttaaaataagtttagaaTGGTATAAAATTTCTTACAGATTCAACCAAGGAGACAAAATTGAAAACTCGCACTAAACTTGAATCCTAGGATGAGTTCGAATCAGACGAGGAGGAgcaactagtgaacatggtaagaaaaatattcactggAAGAAAGAACTTCACCAAAAAGGATCTAAAAAATATGATTGAATCCACACCAAGGAAAACTAAGGCGAACATCACCTGCTATAGGTGCAACCAGAAATGTCACTTCAAGTACAAGCGCCTGAACCTGAAAGAGGACAAACCCAAGATGACAAGGAGAAAGAAGGTCttgaaagcaacttgggatgagtcttcATCAAAAGATTCGGGGGTGGAGGAACCGAAGCAAACAAGCTTCATGACACTAATGGCAAAGGAGCAAGCAAGTGAACCTGAGTTTGAGTCTGAGGCAAAATCAAGTCAAGGAGATGAATCTGAGTTCGACAATGAATCAAGACACGGATCTGTATCCGATTCAGAAGATCCAAACGAGATAAACTCTAATCTAGAAATTAAATTCTTGAaaattatagcatgcttaaatgGAAACTTAATTAAATCCGAGGAACAAGTTAACTTGAACCTCTCAACTAACAAGGTTCAAACTgaaaactcaactcaagttgcaaaacttgaggaagaaaacttcaTATTGAAAAGTGAAATTGAGAGATTCAAGGAGACCTTGGAAAAGTTAAATTTGGGAACCAAGTATCTTGATATGATACTTGCATCTTAAAGAGTTGTGTACAACAAGTCCAGACTCGATTACAAATCTAattcaaccaataaaactttcATATCACTTGTCAGTCAAAATAAGAAACAAGCCAAAACATGAGTTCCAAAAGTTTACCTAACCAAGTAAGTGGGATAAACTCAATATTATGTATCTAAAGGTAAAATTCATTATTTAAACACAGCATAAAGATTTTATAATTATGGGGAGGTGAGAACTTTATTGTTATCTTAACAACTTAACTTGCATAATTACTTGTTTGACACTTAGGAGTAGAAAGGttaaaaacaataacaataagTTAATTCTGACTGGATCAAAAGTATTAGAAAATATTGAGATGATAGTAGATTAGGGAAGTTCTGCCAAAAGCATATATAAGACGAATCCTATGTGTTCAACCTAGTGTAATCAACTTAGTGGAACTAGATGAAGTCATCTCAGTCTAATCTAGGCTAGTTAAGCCAAAATGTAGTATTAAGTTTCTTGGGCAGGACAATTTGGAAAAACTTTATTTTAGGCACATGGAAACTttaatgatgtctaggtgactcatCACTGTCTGGAAGTTTATTCCAAGAAAGCTTGCTTGGCGAATCCaatctaaatttgaatctaacacaagttcaaactatcttgattaattatttaactcAATATTAAAACTAAACTCATCTCATAGAACTATATGTTTACCATGTTTGGCAACTTACAAatggtgagatgaattaggtaattaatctaaaactcaattaaaattctaACTAATTTGAAACTCAATTAAAAACCTCATTAATCtgaaattcaataattaattaatcaatctttATTTAccaaactaatttaattaatctaaaattcaataattaattaatcaatcttaatctaattaattaatcaatcttaatctaattaattctaaattaattaatcaaccaaTTAATCGAaaatcaataattaatcaatcaaTCTTAATTCAATtctcaattaatttaaataatttttatttgactaatttaatatGTAATCAATtaataactttaatttaattataattaattcaattaatgaattaattaaataataaatcaattttaatttaatcaaaataataattaaattaatataaaaatattaattaattaataataatgtgAAATAAATCGAAcattaattttaaaacaattaaaataataaaaaaataaagaataataacAGGCGTTCGATTTCTTCTCCATTTCAACAATCACTCTAGCATAAGCTAACCTCGTTCTATTTTTTGTACATTGATCAGAAAACAAAGGTTTACCAAGAATACTTGAGATAATGCTGAGTCTCACCCTAACCGGTTCATGACTGGTTGATGTCGATACTGCGAGGTGGGGTCTTTTCCGATCAATAGGCGCTAGCTATATGCTTAACACATGAAATGCAAGTCGACCACCATGTAAGCCCCATACAAAGGATAGGCTAGTTCGCTTGATCTCTTTTTTATCAAACTCCTTTTCGTTCTGCTGACAGTTTTCATTATGTGTTCTTTTCAGTGTCTAAGGAGGATAGGAGTGAGTTAAGCCAGTAGCGGACTAATTTGGATAGCGTAAATAAAGTCCTCCGCCTACACTACTGGTCCTATGATGCAGTTGGACTATCGCCACCTTGCAGGCTAGAGCCTGACATGATGGATTGGTATCTCGTTTGCTTTGGCCTTCGGGTGCTATCAGCACCACTCACTCGCTCCTCATGATTGAAAATGGTGCCTTTCCAATGAGCTATCGAGCCAAAAGAAAGGTTCAATCCACAGATAGGCGAAAGCCAAGGAATCATGCCAGCACAAACCAAAGAACCTCGCTCATCCGAGGAAGAAGACGACAGATACACTACCACTAAATCGGGTGCTATCTCATAGCACCGCTTCTCCCACTCATTCAAAAAGAGAGTCAATCGATCTTAGAAAGCTCCGACCCGCCCTATCTGCTATTATCGAAACAACTCATACACCTCTAGCGGGCTCAAATAAGAGGCTTATCCGCCCCATTACACAACTCTCAAAAGCGGGAATTTCCCCTATCACGA is from Zingiber officinale cultivar Zhangliang chromosome 7B, Zo_v1.1, whole genome shotgun sequence and encodes:
- the LOC122006261 gene encoding pentatricopeptide repeat-containing protein At3g12770-like; the protein is MPLPARIVAAVAALPRLFHQGDHRSLPLLLKSHALLITHGLFDNAYIFSSIISAYSHLRLPSLALLVFRQHHSHHLPDLIVYNSLLSAFSRNHLFCQTLSFFRRLRLRLSPDHFSLSIAAKAAAELLDLPTGRFIHSLSTRLGYNADTVLSNSLMLMYFRCECPRDARVLFDGLPLKSVASWNTLISELAAVDALEICQLVKQMQTEGIKPDSFTVSTLLTTCGADNWSQKRGKELHCFILRNSFNGELDFHINTCLIDMYCKARRMDLAKHVFNEMELRNVVAWTAMIAAHVEHGQNEEAIKLFREMVLSNGLLPNKITLVSVLPAVASLASLPNGKQMHGFAIRLGFNTETSLNNALIDMYSKCGSIDSARCIFDDESWKKDVISRRSMISCYGIHGRGDEAIALFRKMTSLDFKFDHITSLSVLSACAKSGLAIEGLEIYNALVKNHGITPTVEICSCMVDMLGRAGMLDHALHFIQSMQFTPSASVWGALLGASVIHNDEKLQQLSYDFLLKSEPDNPSSYVSGSNLYALSQKWDIVDQFRARMKEQGLKKSSGSSWITS